The following are encoded together in the Leptospiraceae bacterium genome:
- the rplK gene encoding 50S ribosomal protein L11, producing the protein MAAKKFVKQIKLQVEAGKANPAPPVGPALGQAGLNIMEFCKQFNEKTKTQIGMKLPVVISVFSDKSFTFVTKSPPAALLVKKAIGIESGSGTPHVTKVGTITRKQLEEIAKTKQADLNANDLNAAVNIIAGTCRSMGVTVAG; encoded by the coding sequence ATGGCAGCTAAAAAATTTGTTAAACAGATTAAATTACAAGTAGAGGCAGGGAAAGCAAATCCAGCCCCTCCTGTTGGACCAGCATTAGGTCAAGCAGGTCTGAATATCATGGAATTTTGTAAACAATTCAATGAGAAAACTAAAACACAGATTGGAATGAAGCTTCCAGTTGTAATCAGTGTATTCAGTGATAAAAGTTTTACCTTCGTGACCAAGTCCCCACCGGCTGCCCTTTTAGTTAAAAAAGCAATCGGAATTGAATCTGGATCGGGAACACCACACGTAACTAAAGTGGGAACCATTACAAGAAAACAATTAGAAGAAATTGCAAAGACCAAGCAAGCAGATTTAAATGCAAATGATCTAAATGCAGCAGTGAATATCATCGCAGGCACATGTCGCTCAATGGGCGTAACTGTAGCAGGCTAA
- a CDS encoding 50S ribosomal protein L1, producing the protein MKRGKKYKALKDKVNREKLYNLTDAVGLAKETSYTKFDGSIEIATQVNYKSLQNIRGTVSLPHGTGKTVRVLVFCKGEKQAEAKSAGAEFVGDMDLIAKVAGGWTDFDACVATPDMMKEVGKLGPVLGRKGLMPKPKAGTVTNDVIKAVTELKSGKIEYRPDKGGVIHLGVGKVSFDKQKLIENITAVVATLFKDRPSDAKGDYLKNFAVSATMGIGVKVDSKELANSVI; encoded by the coding sequence ATGAAACGCGGTAAAAAATACAAAGCACTAAAAGATAAAGTAAACAGAGAAAAGTTATATAATCTAACTGACGCAGTTGGTCTTGCTAAAGAAACATCTTACACAAAATTTGATGGCTCTATCGAAATTGCAACCCAAGTAAATTACAAAAGCTTACAAAACATTCGTGGAACAGTTTCTCTTCCTCACGGAACTGGAAAGACTGTTCGTGTTCTAGTATTTTGCAAAGGGGAAAAACAAGCCGAAGCAAAATCTGCTGGAGCAGAGTTTGTTGGCGATATGGACTTGATTGCAAAAGTAGCTGGTGGATGGACTGATTTCGACGCTTGCGTTGCTACACCTGATATGATGAAAGAAGTTGGTAAGTTAGGTCCTGTTCTTGGTCGTAAAGGCTTAATGCCTAAACCAAAAGCTGGAACTGTTACAAATGATGTTATCAAAGCTGTTACAGAACTCAAAAGTGGTAAAATAGAATATCGTCCAGACAAAGGTGGAGTGATTCATCTTGGTGTTGGTAAGGTATCTTTCGACAAACAAAAGTTAATCGAAAACATAACTGCGGTAGTTGCTACTTTATTCAAAGATCGTCCTTCTGATGCAAAAGGGGATTATCTAAAGAATTTTGCAGTCAGTGCAACAATGGGTATTGGTGTAAAAGTAGATTCTAAAGAATTAGCAAATTCTGTTATTTAA
- the secE gene encoding preprotein translocase subunit SecE: protein MKAITFLQECRAELQKVQWPSREEVINSTMVVLGTVVVFSMFLFVSDSLFVRLLKWFWSLSG from the coding sequence ATGAAAGCAATAACATTTTTACAAGAGTGTAGAGCAGAACTACAAAAAGTACAGTGGCCTTCTAGAGAAGAAGTTATCAACTCTACAATGGTCGTATTGGGAACGGTCGTAGTGTTTTCCATGTTCCTTTTTGTGTCTGATTCTCTATTTGTAAGACTCCTCAAATGGTTTTGGAGTCTTTCGGGTTAA
- the nusG gene encoding transcription termination/antitermination factor NusG — protein sequence MMAIKWYALQVYSGHENKVKTNIEKMVAQHSLEEKITQIKIPTMEVAEMRNGKKTITKKKLMPGYVLIEMDMDPDTQFRVQNLPSVSTFVGNKVPEPLTLEEIKNLFNEMGDVKSEESTKPRLLFNVGETLKIVDGPFANFSGVVDEIFPDKGRLRVKVEIFGRSTPVELDFLQVGKS from the coding sequence ATTATGGCAATAAAGTGGTACGCATTACAAGTTTATTCTGGTCATGAAAACAAAGTCAAGACCAACATCGAGAAGATGGTAGCCCAGCATTCTCTAGAGGAAAAGATTACCCAAATCAAAATTCCTACTATGGAAGTTGCAGAAATGCGCAACGGCAAAAAAACTATCACCAAGAAAAAACTAATGCCTGGTTATGTTCTGATTGAAATGGACATGGATCCAGATACTCAGTTTAGGGTTCAAAACCTGCCTTCTGTTTCTACTTTTGTAGGAAACAAAGTGCCTGAGCCACTTACACTAGAGGAGATCAAAAACCTCTTCAATGAAATGGGTGACGTTAAGTCAGAAGAAAGCACAAAGCCTCGACTTCTTTTCAATGTCGGGGAAACCTTGAAAATTGTGGATGGACCATTCGCAAATTTCAGTGGGGTAGTAGATGAGATATTTCCTGATAAGGGAAGACTCCGTGTCAAGGTGGAAATCTTTGGACGCTCTACACCAGTAGAATTGGATTTTTTACAAGTAGGAAAAAGTTAA
- a CDS encoding HD-GYP domain-containing protein, with the protein MTEKALFLKGSVAKTYMKIQLDKLKAGTILDGKITREDGSVLFPNRTVITKDILKKLKAENIQAIDFFPLQEKAKVTDQEKREDENLDRIVDGFHYGGITKEVIKESIASFRSITFNLLNGNDSIDFDSCKNSIIAIYEQIKTNPSALINLLDIKNHDDYTFCHSINVGIISLALAQKMGYPDQEVKLIGLGGFLHDIGKIAIPASLINKTTVLSEEEKRIMKSHPSHSYRIMKLDKNLNRRIVNMAYEHHERFDGKGYPLGISGDKLDDYSVIVALADVYDALTTVRSYKPAFSPEESIQVIETYTGTHFAPRIAEKFIYDIQNSLAAKSQLTKGSLVLLSTNELAQILQYKTNPDGADIIVQLLTDGKNSRLRKPIRINIKGDVTRTIKRGVKTSELDGDSLRVNLTKSTSL; encoded by the coding sequence ATGACAGAAAAAGCTCTTTTCCTCAAAGGCTCTGTAGCAAAAACTTATATGAAAATACAGTTAGATAAATTAAAAGCGGGAACGATTTTAGATGGAAAGATCACGAGAGAAGATGGAAGTGTTCTTTTCCCCAACCGAACTGTAATCACAAAAGATATTTTAAAAAAACTAAAAGCAGAAAATATCCAGGCAATTGATTTCTTTCCACTGCAAGAAAAAGCAAAGGTGACAGACCAAGAAAAAAGAGAAGATGAAAATCTAGATAGAATCGTAGATGGGTTTCACTATGGAGGCATTACAAAAGAAGTAATCAAAGAATCAATTGCAAGCTTTCGAAGTATTACGTTTAACCTACTGAATGGAAATGATTCGATTGACTTTGACTCGTGTAAAAATTCTATCATTGCAATCTACGAGCAAATCAAAACTAACCCCTCCGCATTAATCAATCTACTCGATATTAAAAATCATGATGACTACACTTTCTGTCACTCAATCAATGTAGGAATCATATCGCTCGCACTAGCGCAAAAGATGGGTTATCCCGACCAAGAAGTAAAACTAATAGGACTCGGCGGATTCTTACACGATATAGGAAAAATTGCAATCCCTGCAAGTCTAATCAATAAGACAACCGTTCTTTCAGAAGAAGAAAAACGGATCATGAAGTCTCACCCCTCCCACTCCTATCGAATCATGAAGCTTGACAAAAATCTAAATCGCAGAATTGTAAATATGGCTTATGAGCACCACGAGAGATTTGATGGAAAAGGATACCCACTTGGAATATCAGGAGACAAGCTCGACGACTACTCTGTAATAGTCGCACTCGCTGACGTTTACGACGCATTAACCACTGTGAGATCTTATAAGCCTGCCTTCTCACCAGAAGAATCAATACAGGTAATCGAAACCTATACAGGCACACACTTCGCACCCCGTATCGCTGAAAAATTCATTTATGATATTCAAAACTCTCTAGCGGCTAAGAGCCAATTAACCAAAGGTTCTCTCGTATTACTCTCCACTAACGAACTCGCTCAAATTCTCCAATACAAAACAAACCCGGACGGAGCAGATATTATCGTTCAACTCTTAACAGATGGAAAAAACAGTCGTCTCAGAAAACCAATTCGAATCAATATAAAAGGCGATGTAACAAGAACAATCAAACGCGGTGTAAAAACTTCTGAATTAGACGGGGATAGTCTAAGAGTGAATTTGACTAAGTCTACTAGTTTATAG
- the rplL gene encoding 50S ribosomal protein L7/L12: protein MSTESLLEQIGNLTLVQAAELVKAMEAKFGISAAAPVMVAGGGGGGAPVVEEPTEVSVILKAHGDKKIDVIKAVREITGLGLKEAKDLVEAGGKAVKEGISPDEANTIKKKLEEVGAQVEIKK from the coding sequence ATGTCAACAGAAAGTTTATTAGAGCAAATCGGAAATCTTACTTTGGTTCAGGCGGCTGAACTAGTAAAAGCTATGGAAGCTAAGTTTGGTATCTCTGCTGCAGCCCCAGTAATGGTTGCAGGTGGTGGCGGAGGAGGAGCTCCTGTTGTAGAAGAGCCAACTGAAGTTAGTGTTATCTTAAAAGCACATGGTGATAAAAAGATCGACGTGATCAAAGCGGTTCGTGAAATTACCGGTCTAGGCTTAAAAGAAGCAAAAGACCTAGTTGAAGCAGGTGGAAAAGCAGTTAAAGAAGGTATTTCCCCTGATGAAGCTAATACAATCAAAAAGAAATTAGAAGAAGTTGGTGCTCAAGTAGAAATTAAAAAATAA
- a CDS encoding 50S ribosomal protein L10 — MANQENIAAVAELKSKLEAKPNFILAAYSGLTVKHMTDLRANLRKEGSEMKVLKNNLFLRALKESSNHSSQNIDFGAGYKGPLAAIFSKDNLPTVAKICKDFAKGNENLVMKGGFFDGAVLDTKGVEGIAGLPSREELLTEIAFGMNNVMSTLARAINAVAEKNAGGAAEAPAAE; from the coding sequence ATGGCAAATCAAGAAAACATCGCAGCAGTAGCTGAATTAAAATCAAAATTAGAAGCTAAGCCTAATTTTATATTAGCGGCTTACAGTGGTTTAACTGTAAAGCATATGACTGATCTTAGAGCAAATCTAAGAAAAGAAGGCTCTGAAATGAAAGTTCTAAAGAACAATTTATTTCTTAGAGCATTGAAAGAATCTTCTAATCATTCTTCTCAGAATATTGATTTTGGTGCAGGCTACAAGGGTCCGTTAGCAGCAATCTTTTCTAAAGACAATTTACCAACCGTAGCAAAGATTTGTAAAGACTTTGCAAAGGGAAATGAAAACCTAGTTATGAAGGGCGGCTTCTTTGATGGAGCAGTTCTTGATACAAAGGGTGTTGAAGGAATCGCAGGACTTCCATCAAGAGAAGAACTCCTCACAGAAATCGCATTCGGTATGAACAATGTAATGTCTACTCTCGCAAGAGCAATCAACGCTGTTGCAGAAAAGAACGCAGGTGGAGCAGCAGAAGCACCAGCAGCCGAGTAA